DNA from Pelobacter propionicus DSM 2379:
TGCTGGAGTATATGGTTTCTCCGCATGCAGTCTTGCTTATATTGTTCTGACTGCAAATAAGATCACGAACATCTGACGTTGACGTTACATTAGAATCATACGATGTCCATGCGTATATATTGACCGAAGGTGTAGATGGGCCTGTGTCCATAAGAACAGGAGGTGTAAACTCTTTCAGACCAGATGGGATCCCCCCCTGACAGAAATCAGGGCAAAGAGCGATTGAAGAGGTCGCCCTTGCGGGAATAGCAGCGGTAGCAATGGCTGCGGCACCCATCTTATCCCAGCCGAAAAGTCTGCCGAAAATGATCGGAACCTGACCACCTGCCGAAGCAGTATCACGTGCTGCCCTGACCTGTATTGCGTTAATCGGTGACCCACCCGATGTATAGTGGTTGTCCCAGTAACCAAAAGTAATATCACTGCTCTTGTCGATAATAATATTCTGACCGGCTGACTTGTTAGCCAGAGCAAACTGGGCAGCCTTATCCCGCGCTGCTGCCTCATCGTCTGCAGTAGGCTCAAGACCGTCATCCCTGATAAGCATAGCCGCACCAGCCAGCGCCGCTGCGTCGGCCGCATTTTGCAGTTGCCCCTTGGCCACGTACATGTAGCTGAAATCCATCGCCATGGCGGCAAACAGCAGTACAACCGGAAGCAACACCACAAACCAGACAACAACGAAGCCTTTGTTCTTGTTCGAAGAAGCTATTTTGTCATCGGTATCCATTGGAACTCCTTCTCCTGCTCAGGAGTAAGCTGCTTGTCCGTCGGCAGCTCAACCTTGACCCCCGGCACCTCGGGCATGACCAGCTTTGGGGTGATGAAAAACACCAGCTCCGTTTCTTTCTGTTCATTCTCCGTAGTTCTAAACAGAGCCCCCAGTATGGGTATGTCGCCCAGCAGCGGGACCTTTGAAATACTCTTATACGTCTCATCACGGAGCAGTCCGGCCAGGACAAGGCTTTCACCATCCCTCAACTCCGCCGAAGTCTTGATTGTTCTGGTGTCTATTACGGGATAACCGTTTGTCTCAAGAGTTCCCTGAATATTGCTCACCTCAACTGGATCGAGTTCAAGGGCAATGGTGCCGCTCTCCATGACAAATGGCTTGAAATTCAGTTTGACCCCTACTTCCTCCCACCTGATACTTGGAGTCGAAGTACTTCCTGTGTTTTCAAGCACACTGAATGGTATTCTGCTGCCGGCAAAAAACTCTCCCTTCTGACCGCTTTTCACCACAAGATTCGGCTCGGCAAGGATTTTTGCCATGCCCTTGGTTGCCAACGCTTTTATCACCGCACTGACACCACTCGGGAAGTGCGTAATGCCCATGGTATAGGGATTAAGACTGCTAAAACCGTCAATTATTCCGTTGGCTGTACTGATTGTGCCGTCGCCTGACGCACTGGTTGAGCTGGTTGAGGGAGCTCCGATCATATTGGAAAAACCATTGGCATTTTGATTTTTAACCAGAAAGCTGACACCGAGGTTTTTCAGTGCGGTCTTGTCGATCTGCGCCACCTTCACCTGCAAGAGCACCTGCTGGGAATCGTCAATATTCGTGTTGCCTACCACATTAACATCGAAGAAGAGCGGCTTTTCGCCCCCTTTTTCCCAGACAATCAGGGACGTGGCGCCGAGAGCCAAGCCATTCAGCTGAATCTGTCGCGGCGTTATCAGCAGCAGGTCAGCTATGGCAGGGTTAGCGATGGAAACCCTTTCCGCCGGATTTTTCAGATTGACCAGCACGCTCTTGTTGACAATCACCTGTGTCCGGACTCCGGCAAGGGCAATCCCCGACAGCAGCATAACCGCGATGGCAAGAAGGACAGGGAACAATACAATTGACTTTCCGGAACGTTTCATATCTGTCACCTCATGAAAAAGGGTAGCATTCTTGGCTCAGTACTGTTTCGACGTCCTGTTTGTCCCCTTGATAATCTCAACGGTGTCGACCTGCGGCGGCGGAAAGTACCTGACCGCTTGCTGCCGCGCCACAGCCTGCTTGCGCGGCGCAGCCGACCTCGGGGCGGAAGACTGCATTGCCGGACGCACCGCCCCCAGCACCTTGGCTATTGTCGCGCCTCTGCTTTCGACCAGCGCCGAATCCCTGATACCCCGCAGCAGCATCTGGAGCGATCCCTTGCTGGAGGCAACCACCAGCTTTTCTGCGTCCTCGGGAGTCAGGTCAATGGTAACGGTAGGCACGACAACCGGCTTGCCGTCCTTCTGCTCAGTTATCTGCCCGGTGGCCAGGATCGGCACATTCTGGAGCACTATTTTGCTTATGGTGGCGTTTGGGTCGTTACTGCCGGGAGGGATTGTGGTGAGAACAACATCTACCTTGTTGTGGGGTGAGAGGAAACCGGCCACGCCGGCTACCTCGTTAACAGCGACGGTAACGGCGCGATGCCCGTCCGGGATGATGTAGGTCATGATACCCGCGCCGGGAGCGCCGTCCCTGGGCATGAGCTTGGCTTCCGTCAGCGGCTCTCCCGGGCCGATCGGCCTGATACTTATTCTGTCAATCAGCGCCTTTGTGTCCGTAAAGCTGCCGGGAGGGATGCTTGTCGCCGGCCAGGCCATCATCTTCAGGTGTGTTGTGTTCAGCTTGCTGCCGACCGGGATATCCGCGCTAGCCACAACGATGCCCTTACCCTTGCCGGCTTCGGTCTCTTTGCTTTTCTTGGAAAGATAATCGTACACCAGCCAGGAAGCAACGCCGGCCAGAACAAGCGCAACAACCGCAACTGTAGTAACCGCTTTGAGACGAGTCATATGCCCTCCTTTAAGATATCAATTCAAGACCTACTCATAGCGCATCGAAGCTTGACCAACCAGCTTGTCTGTAATCACAAGCTTGGGGTGATTTACAGGATCATTGAACAATCTTATAACCGGATCAAAAGGGGCTGTAACAATCACGCTAATTGTATCGCCCGCAGCAGCATATGAACCAGCGCAGCCAACACAACTGACACTGGCCGTAACCGTGTCTTTTTTTACATACATCAGTCCGTCATATATCTTTGCCAGTACAGGATCTGCCGGACGAGTATTACTAAAGGTAAAAAGCGGTTGGGACACCGGCAATGAGCCTGTCACAACAGCCTGCCGTGCGCCTGCGCGCGCAGCGTTGTTAAGCATGTTCTTTATATACATGGCGCGGCCGAATTCGGTTATGGCAAAGGTAAACAACACCACAATGAACAGCACGAATGCCGCTTCGACCAGAGCCTGTCCTTTTCGATGTTTGTGTGTATCAATCTTCATGGTTATCGCTCAAAAAACCTGATATTTCAGTCAAATAATTTTGGTTTTGTGTATCTAAGGTGGTGTGACTATTAAATTATCGAAAACGGCAAGGGGCATCAAACCCATACATAATCAACATTATCATTATTGATAGCAACAAATCTGATGCCCCATGCAAGGTAGTAACAATGAATCAACAGTACTCTATTTAACAGCACACTATGTTTTGACTTTTTAGCATGACATTCATGTAAAATTCTTATTGAGTTAGTGCGGAATTTATTTGGCTAAATGCGTTGTTTGCATTTTGACCAATACCCTTGAGCATGGCGATGACAACAATTGCGATCAGTACCAGTATGAGAGCGTATTCTACAATTGCCTGACCTTTTTCGCTTTTTACGGTAGTTATCCACTTGATATACATTTTTGTGAACTAGTTCATGATCTGTTCTCCTTTCATTGTTTGATTCCCGCACAGGAAGAGTACCATCTGTTCCTGCCAGGTGATGGAGGTTGCATCATTGACAACCATTTTCAACCTTATTTCCGCTTACACCCAGTTCCCCCCTTTCACTCACAGTTAGCCGCGTTAAGCGGAGAGTCGTGACCAGACATTCAGGCACATAATTTCAACATTCAATCAAATGATTGTTCCTGACTAAAGCGTATGACAATACTATTGCCTGTCAAGAGTCCGCACCCAAAAAAACGTACTGATTACATTCTGTTCAAAGAAAATTTTTTTATGATGAAAATGCCGAGTTCACCGTAGAATACATAGTATTGGTTTTCCCGCCGATCCCTTTCAGCATGGCAACAACAACAATCGCGATCAGAAGCAGGATAAGGGCATATTCGACAATAGCCTGAGCTTTTTCAGACAGAAGAACAGTCAGACACCGTGCATATGCGCTCTTGAAACGGTCCATACCTATTCCTCCCTTTTGGAAGCGTGTATTGTCCGACAGTCGCTGGTCATATGCAGAAGCAGAGTGACCGTCATTTCCTGCGCCAAAGCATAGCAGGGATAGGCGCACATTCAATTCCGTCCCTGGAAAAAACATTTGAAAAACTTCCCGTATCTCCAGCTTTCATGTTAGTTTTGCACAACTCATCGAGAGCAGGAATGGCGGCAATACAAGGGAACGTCTTTCCGTCAATAACCTCCGTCGCTGACGATAGAGCGCCTCATACCCAAGAAGAGAAAACAAGATCGTCATTCGAAAGAGTTTCCATATCGCGCGATGTGTCATCCCACTACCTTGACAAGGAGCACACCCATGAAAAAACTGCGCAGCATTCTGTTTCTGGCCCTCCTGCTGATGCCGACCCTCACATTTTCCGCCGAACCAGAGCGTTTGGCTGCCTCGGGCCGCATAACCGCCGTGACCGTCTACCCCGACCGGGCGTTGACCAGCCGCACAGCCTCGTTCAACCTCAAGCCGGGCAGCTACCTGATCGCGTTCGAAAACCTGCCCGCACTCGTGCAGGACGATTCGGTGCAGATCAAAGGCAGAGGCACGGCCACAGCCACGATCTCGGGACTGGAGATCAAACGCTCCTTCCTGGCCGAGAGCGGCGAAAAGCGGGTCCAGGAACTGGACAGCCAGATTCTCGAACTGGAACACCAGCACGGGACACTGGAGGCGAAAAAGGCCGGACTGGCCTCACAGAAGGCCTTCATCGAATCGATCCGTGTTGCCTGGGGCGAGCGCATCTCAAAGGAACTGGCCATCGGTCGTCCCACATCGACGGAGTTGCGGGAGGCGGCCGGCTTCGTCGGTTCACAGGTGACCAGGAGTGAGGAACAGACACGCGACATCGAGGCTGAAAAGAAGAATGTTGCCGATAAAATTGATGCCCTGCGCAGACAACGGGATGAGGTCATCGGTTCGCGGCGCAGGGAGGCCAAGAGCGTCGAGGTGATGGTGGAAGCGACCAGCCAAGGGCAACTGACCCTGGAACTGTCCGCCGTCATGCCCAAAGCGGGATGGACCCCTTCCTACGACGTGCGGTTGGGAGCGGACGCGGCGACCGCCGACCTGACCTTCCGGGCCATGGTTCGCCAACAGACCGGCGAGGAGTGGAACAACGTTGACCTGACCCTCTCCACCGCCCGCCCCGCCGCCGGGGGAGCTCCCCCGGAACTGCACCCCTGGCGCATCTCCCTGGTCCGCCCACGGCCGGCCATGAAGGCGGATATGTTCTACGCCGCCCCTGCGCCGCTCATGGCCAGGAAATCCGGACAGATGATGGCGGAGAACATCATACCCGAAGAGGCAGGGGAAGAGAGCGCACTAGAGACGGCATTGGTCAGCGATGAGCAATCCTCGATTGCCTTTCACATTCCCCGACCACTCAGCATCCCCTCCGACAACAACCAGCATGCCAGCGTGGTGGCCATGGAAAAGCTGCCGGTCAACATGGAGTACCTGGCCATCCCCAAACTCTCGCCACACGTATTTCTCAAGTCGGAGATCACCAACAAGGCGGCCTATCCGCTCCTGTCCGGCAAGGTCAGCACCTTCGTGGGTAACACCTTCACCGGCAGTTCTCAGTTAAAGAAGGTCGCGGCGGGAGAGAAGTTCGATCTGTTCTTTGGAACGGATGACCAGGTGACCGTGAAGCGGGATGAGCTAAAACAGCACGGGGAGGCCGGTATGTTCGGCAGCAACCGGGCCAGATACAGCTGCCGGATCAGCCTGACCAACTTCCGCAAACAACCGGTGACGGTCACACTGCTGGACCAGCTCCCCCTGGCGGGCGACGAAGAGATCAAGGTTTCCCTGGAAGAGCCTTCCCTGAAACCGGAACAGATCAAAGAAGACGGCTCGGTGATCTGGAAAATGCCGTTCAAGGCGGGAGAGAAAAGGGAGATATCCTTCGGCATCCTGGTGGAGTACCCGAAGGGGCGCGACATAATCGGGCTGTAAAGGTGGGGGAATGCAGGAGACAGATCGTGGCACAAAAGCAGCGATAACATATCTCAATAAAACAACTTTTTCACAAACCGCCATTCATGCTCCGCGTAGACAGTGTGTTCTAATGTGAGATATACTGGTCACGCTTACCCACACGCTGCGCCTCCAGGAGTAAATGATGAGTGAATACCGACTCTCCGAACTGCTTGACATGGGCATCATCCAGAAAATGGCCGACACCCACTATCGGGCAACGGGCATCCCAATCGGCATCATCGACGCCATCGACGATGCTGTTCTGGTAGGCTCCGGCTGGCAGGAGATCTGCGTCAGATTCCACCGCGCAGCCCTGCTTTCACTGCAGCGTTGCCGGGAAAGCGACAACTACATCAAGAGCCATCTCGTGGAAGGCCAGTCCTGCCACTACAGATGCAAAAACGGCCTTAATGACATAGGTATTCCGATTATTGTTGCGGGGCGACATCTGGCGACCATGTTTCTGGGACAATTTTTCTATGAAGAAGAGGAACCGGAGCGTGAGTACTTCATCCAACAGGCCGATGAGTACGGTTTCGATCGTGACGAGTATCTTGCCGCCCTTGACCACGTGCCACGCTTCAGCCATGAAAAAGTCAACAACATGCTGGAGTACGACAAGGTGCTGACAGTCTTCATCGCCGACTTGGCGGAGCGTTCGCTCCAGAAAATGCAGGCCGAGGAGGAGACCCGGGCAAGTGAGCGTAAATTTCACACCATCCTTGACCAGGCCTATCAGTTCATCGCTCTCCTCTCCACGGAAGGCAGAATTCAGGAGGCAAACAGGACCGTCCTGCAATTCGGCGGCATCGAGGATAACTGCGCAACGGGAAAGCTGTTTTGGGAAACCAGCTGGTGGAGCCACTCCCCTGAACTGCGGAAAAAAATCCGTGACTCCGTGCATAAGGTTGTCCGGGGGGAGTTTATCAGGTTCGAGGCGACCCACCCTGCAACCGATGGGACCCTGCAGTATGTGGATCTGTCTCTCAAGCCGGTCAGGAATCCGACCGGCGCTGTGGTCCTTCTGATTGCGGAAGCCAGGGATATCAGCGAACAAAAGCGGGTGGAACAGGCTCTCGAGCTGAGCAACCTTGTGGTGGAAAACAGCCAGGTGGTGCTCTTCCGCTGGAAAGCAGTCGAGGGATGGCCGGTCGTCATGGTTTCCCGCAACGTGAGCCAGTTCGGCTATACTCCGGAAGAATTCCTCTCCGGCACGCTCCACTATGCATCAATCATCCACCCTGAAGATCTTGATCGAGTAATCCGGGAAGTCCGGTATTTTTCAACCCGCGGCGTCTCCCACACCCACCATGAATACCGGATCATCGCCAAAGACGGCCGCGTACACTGGGTTGTCGAACGTTCTTTGGTTGAGCGCAACAACAAGGGGGAGATCGATTTTTTCCAGGGAGTGGTGATAGACACCACCGAGCGCAGACACATGGAGGAGGAACTGGTCAAGGCCCAGAAACTGGAATCCGTCGGCCTGCTTGCCGGCGGCATCGCCCACGACTTCAACAACATCCTCACCGGCATCCTGGGCAACGCGTCTCTCGCGAAGATGCTGTTCTCCCCCCAGGACAGGGCATATGCCTATGTGAGCAACATCGAAAGCGCCGCCTACCGGGCCAAGGACCTGACTCTGCAGTTCCTGACCTTCTCCAAGGGGGGCGCTCCCATCAAAAAACCGGTGAACAGCGTTGAACTGATACGCAACAACACGCAGCTGGCCCTAAGCGGCCTCAAATCAACCTGCGAGCTGAGCGTTCCGGATGACCTGCGGATCGTCGAGGTCGATGAGGGACAGATCAGCCAGGTGATCAACAACCTGATCATCAACGCGGACCAGGCCATGCCGCGGGGTGGCGTCATCCGGGTGGTCTGCGAAAACGTGGAGACAAGCGCCAGCAACGGGCTTCCCCTGAAAGAGGGCAGCTATGTCAGGGTCAGCGTCAGCGACCAGGGGGCTGGAATAACGGCGGAGCACAGGGGAAAGATCTTCGACCCCTATTTCACCACAAAAGATAGGGGGCACGGCCTGGGCCTCGCCTCGGCCTACGCCATCATGAAGAAGCACGCCGGCCACATCTGCGTGGATTCAAAACCGGGCGCCGGCGCGACCTTCACCATCTATCTCCCTGCTTCCGACGCAGCGACGGCCATTACAACGGAAGAGCCCGCCACGGCCGCCGCCGGCAGCGGCAGGATACTGGTCATGGATGACGAGCCGCTTGTGAGAATGGTAACGGGAGAGATGCTGGAACATATGGGCTACGACGTGGAATTCGCCCAGAATGGCGAGGAGGCCCTGGCCATGTACGGCGCGGCCCGCGAGTCAGGTGTCCCCTTTGATGCGGTGATCATGGACCTGACCGTCCCCGGCGGCATGGGGGGCAGGGAGGCGATCCAGAGAATCCGGGAGATTAATCCGAACGTCAGGGCCATCGTTTCCAGCGGCTATTCTGACGACCCGGTCATGGCCAATCACCTGAACTACGGCTTCGCGGGGGTGGTGGTGAAACCGTACGACCTGGGCGAGCTGGGTGCCCAGTTGGAGAGGGTATTGCGGAAACAGGAGTGAGGCGAGAAGCGAGGAGTCAGAAACCAGCAGCCAGAATTCGGAATTTCGTTCCTCTGACAGAAGAAGGGGCGGGGCAACAGCCCCACCCCTTCTTCTGTCAGAGGTTATCATTCAGAACCGTTCGAATTCACTGTCCATAGCATCCACGCCTTCATGATCAAGGTGGAGATGCACCCCCTCACACTGGGTACGGCTAGGCGTCTTCCCGTTCTGGGTCGAGGTTCGCATCGCAATCGCCTGGCGAACCAGGCCCGCGGCGATCTGCTTGGGCGCCCCATGCCGCGGTCCCGGCAGGGCTTTCTGTTTGCGGTCGTCAAGAGCGAAAAACGCTATAGTGGCCTTGAGCTGTTCTGCCTGACTGGAAAGCTCCTCGGTGGTGGAGGCCATCTCTTCGCTGGCCGAGGCGTTCTGCTGAATCACCTGATCCAGCTGGTGGATGGCCTTGTTGATCTGATCGGCGCCGCTGTCCTGCTCGCGACTGGAGGCGGCTATCTCCTGCACCAGCTCAGCGGTCCTCTGGATCTCGGGCAGCATTCTGCTGAGCATCTCTCCTGCCTGCTCGGCAATGGCCACGCTGCTGGCGGAGAGCTGGCCGATCTCGCCGGCAGCGGTATGGCTCCGTTCAGCCAGCTTCCGCACCTCGGATGCGACCACCGCGAACCCCTTGCCATGCTCGCCGGCACGGGCAGCCTCGATGGCGGCGTTCAGAGCCAGCAGGTTGGTCTGGCGGGCGATCTCCTCGATGATGGATATCTTGGTGGCAATCTCCTTCATGGCTGCCACGGTCTCCGTAACCGCCTTGCCCCCCTCACGGGCATCGGAGGCGGACTTGATGGCGATCTTCTCGGTCTGCAGGGCGTTATCCGTGTTCTGACGGATGCTGGAGGCCATCTCTTCCATGCTGGAAGAGATCTCCTCGGCGGATGCCGCCTGCTCGCTGGCGCCCTGGGACATCTGCTGGGCAGTTGCGGACATCTGCTGGCCGCCGGAGGCTACGTTGTCGACCGCGGACTGAACCTCCATGACGATCTCCCTCAGTTTCGCAACCATGGATGCCAAGGATTCCATCAGTTCGTCATTTTCGCTGCGTTTTTTCATCTCAACCATCAGGTTGCCCTGGGCCACCTGCTTGGCGTTGGCGGTGATGTCGTCAATCGACTCGCACATCGTGATCAGGGCCGGAATGAGGGTATCGTTCTCGCAACGCTTGCCAATTTTCTTGAGGGCTTCCAGATCATCCTTGTACTCTCCCCTGGCAATGTGCTGGCAGATATCGCGTGCACGCATGACGCGATCCCTGGCCGCGTTGGTCGCCGAAGCGACTTCGGCGAATATTCCCTGGTAGGAGCCCTCAACCCTCCGGGTGTAGTCGTTCAGAGCCACCCGCTGCAGCACCTGATTGGCCTCCACCAGCCCCTGCAGACCGTCGATGCACAGGTTTAGGTTGACCTTGATTTCGTTAAAGTCACCGCTGTAGTTGTCGGTGATCCTGGGGGGAATATCACCCTTGCCGATACGATCCACATATTCGGCTGCCACGTTCAGGGGGCCGATGACCGCATCCAGGGTGTCGTTGACCCCGGTGATGATCTTCCTGAAGTCCCCCTGGTGCCGTGATGCATCGGCACGGGTGGCCAGATTCCCTGCCACGGCAGCCCGGGAAAGCATGGTGGCGTCGCTCACCAAGGCGTCTATGGATTCCATCATCGTGATGAAGGCGGGCATGAGGGTATCGTTCTCGCAACGCTTGCCGATCTTCCTGAGCGCTTCCAGATCCTCCGTGTACTCGCCCCGGGCTATGTGCTGGCAGATTCCGAGAACACTGGTGACACGACCGATGGTGGCATTGGTTGCCGCGGCAACCTGGGCGAAAATCCCCTGGTAGGAGCCCTCCACCCTCCGGGTGTAGTCGTTCAGAGCCACCCGCTGAAGGACCTGATTGGCCTCTACCAGCCCCTGCAGACCATCGATGCACAGGTTCAGGTTGACCTTGATTTCGTTAAAGTCACCGCTGTAGTTGTCGGTGATCCTGGGGGGGATGTCCCCCTTGCCGATACGGTCCACATATTCGGCTGCCACGTTCAGGGGGCCGATAACCGCGTCCAGGGTGTCGTTGACCCCGGCGATGATTTTCCGGAAGTCCCCCCTGTGCCTGCCGGCATCGGCACGTGTGGCCAATTGACCGGCAATGGCCGCGTCGGACAGCAGAGCTGCGTCAGCCACCAGGAGCTTGATGGAATCCACCATCTTTGCCATGGAGGACATGACGCTATCGCCGTTCTTCCCAGTCAGGTCGATCTCCAGGGACATGTCACCGGCTGCCACACGGTTGGCAATTTCAGCAACTCTGCTCGGATCTCCCCCCAGTTGCCCCAGAATGAAACGAGTGAGGAGGAATCCCAGGCCAATCGCCACCAGCGTGCCCACGACCATGAGAGCCAGCATGATACGGGATGCACTGCCGGCGATGGAGTCATTATCATCGGCAATCAGCTTGGCCTGTTTGATCTTGGCGTCCATCAGCTTCTCGATGGCGCTCTGCTCCGCGCCGGACGACCTGTCCGCCGCCCCCCGCAGCAGTTCAAGCGCCTCGGCGTTCCTGTTCTGCAGTGAAAGTTCGATTATCCTGTCCAGATCGGCGCCGAACGCCTTGCGCGCCGCCTTGAAATCATCGAAGAGACTGCGCCCCTCCTCGGAGAGGATCGTCTTTTCAAACGCGTCCGCCTTTTCGTTGAGCGAAGTTCTGAGCTCCTTGATCCGCTCGGCGTATCTCTTCTTCTCCTCGACAGAGGACGCCATCAGGATATCCCTGACATTCACCTTGATCTGCTGGAATGCGATGGCGAAATCGGCAAGTTCCCCCATCGGCACGGCAGCCTTCTCAAACAGCGTGGTATCGGCACGTTTGATCACCCTGATCTCCCTGATGCCGATCAGACCGATCAGCGATGCGATCACCGCCACACAGACAAACCCGGTCATCAGCTTTGCCTTTAACGTCATGTTGTTAAACCAGTTCATCCAAGCCCCCACAAGAAAGTAATTACCACTGAAGCTCAACTCAAACGTTTCCCCGGCCCCTGTTTCGATCCGCGCAATCATACCCCGCATCGTCCAGCACGGACGCATCGCTGCCGGGATCGATGACAGTATTGATGTCATCCAGTCGGTTCCAGTCACCGAGAATGAGAGAGGAGGTGCACCTGTGTCTGCTATTGTGACGTTTCAGAGGGATGATCTTCATGACTGCCCTCCCCCGATTTTCCGATACACCTGGGCATTCGCCACGGCCCTGGTAAAGAGATGGGCTACCTCAGGCGGGAGTTTCTGGGTGTTTTCCGTGGCGAGATGTCCGCCCGGCGCCAGGGCACGGTGAAACATCCTGAAGACATCCACACGCTGGGCATACGAAAAATGAAGCAGGACGTTTTTGCAGACGACCAGGCAGTAATCCTCCATGGGAGGCTTGAGGGAGAGGAGATCGTGGTACCGGAAGGAGACCCTGCTGCGCAGAGATTCGACAATGCTGAAATGATCGGGCTTGCCTGCGGGCTCGAAGTACCTGTCGCGCAGCTCCCGAGGGGTGCGCTGCAGCTCTTCGGCTGAGTAGACGGCAGCGGTTACCAGGTCGCCGAAGCGGTTGGCGCTGTCATGGTCGGTGGCATCGATGCGCAGATTCCTGAATCTGAAGGGGTTCATCCTCTCGGCGAGGATCATGGCCAGAGTCCAGGTCTCCTGCCCTTGGGCGCAGCCTGCGTCCCAGACCCTGATACGGCTGCGGCCGGAGGTAGAGCGGATCATCAGATCCACGGCATGCTCCAGGATCGGCTGATCGCGCATGAAAAAGGTGAAGGCCATTCAGCCTCCCGACAGCCAGATGCAGCTGTGATGCCAGTCAATGCCGCACCCCCAGCCGGCCTGACGCCCTTCGGCGGGAATCGCGTCGCGCATGACGGCATGGTCATGACCGGTTATGCGGAGCTCCTTTCCGGAGAAGAGCAGGTTGCGATGGCAGGAGCAGAACAGCTTCAGCCCGGCGAGATCGATTTCCGTAATACCGGAAAAATCGATCAGAATGTTCTCCGTCTCGTCGAATTCCCTGGTCAGCTGGAGCAGCACCTCACCGACGTTTCCGGACGTTATCGAACCGAACAACCTGAGGCGCCGTGTGGCCCCGTTGTCCGCTGACAGATCAACTTTGATACAAAAAACAGTCATGAAGAACCGCCGCTTTTTCTGAACATGGGACATACATAGCAGAACAGAACGCAGCGGTCTGTCG
Protein-coding regions in this window:
- a CDS encoding methyl-accepting chemotaxis protein, with translation MTLKAKLMTGFVCVAVIASLIGLIGIREIRVIKRADTTLFEKAAVPMGELADFAIAFQQIKVNVRDILMASSVEEKKRYAERIKELRTSLNEKADAFEKTILSEEGRSLFDDFKAARKAFGADLDRIIELSLQNRNAEALELLRGAADRSSGAEQSAIEKLMDAKIKQAKLIADDNDSIAGSASRIMLALMVVGTLVAIGLGFLLTRFILGQLGGDPSRVAEIANRVAAGDMSLEIDLTGKNGDSVMSSMAKMVDSIKLLVADAALLSDAAIAGQLATRADAGRHRGDFRKIIAGVNDTLDAVIGPLNVAAEYVDRIGKGDIPPRITDNYSGDFNEIKVNLNLCIDGLQGLVEANQVLQRVALNDYTRRVEGSYQGIFAQVAAATNATIGRVTSVLGICQHIARGEYTEDLEALRKIGKRCENDTLMPAFITMMESIDALVSDATMLSRAAVAGNLATRADASRHQGDFRKIITGVNDTLDAVIGPLNVAAEYVDRIGKGDIPPRITDNYSGDFNEIKVNLNLCIDGLQGLVEANQVLQRVALNDYTRRVEGSYQGIFAEVASATNAARDRVMRARDICQHIARGEYKDDLEALKKIGKRCENDTLIPALITMCESIDDITANAKQVAQGNLMVEMKKRSENDELMESLASMVAKLREIVMEVQSAVDNVASGGQQMSATAQQMSQGASEQAASAEEISSSMEEMASSIRQNTDNALQTEKIAIKSASDAREGGKAVTETVAAMKEIATKISIIEEIARQTNLLALNAAIEAARAGEHGKGFAVVASEVRKLAERSHTAAGEIGQLSASSVAIAEQAGEMLSRMLPEIQRTAELVQEIAASSREQDSGADQINKAIHQLDQVIQQNASASEEMASTTEELSSQAEQLKATIAFFALDDRKQKALPGPRHGAPKQIAAGLVRQAIAMRTSTQNGKTPSRTQCEGVHLHLDHEGVDAMDSEFERF
- a CDS encoding STAS domain-containing protein, which produces MTVFCIKVDLSADNGATRRLRLFGSITSGNVGEVLLQLTREFDETENILIDFSGITEIDLAGLKLFCSCHRNLLFSGKELRITGHDHAVMRDAIPAEGRQAGWGCGIDWHHSCIWLSGG
- a CDS encoding CheR family methyltransferase, which produces MAFTFFMRDQPILEHAVDLMIRSTSGRSRIRVWDAGCAQGQETWTLAMILAERMNPFRFRNLRIDATDHDSANRFGDLVTAAVYSAEELQRTPRELRDRYFEPAGKPDHFSIVESLRSRVSFRYHDLLSLKPPMEDYCLVVCKNVLLHFSYAQRVDVFRMFHRALAPGGHLATENTQKLPPEVAHLFTRAVANAQVYRKIGGGQS
- a CDS encoding PocR ligand-binding domain-containing protein — protein: MSEYRLSELLDMGIIQKMADTHYRATGIPIGIIDAIDDAVLVGSGWQEICVRFHRAALLSLQRCRESDNYIKSHLVEGQSCHYRCKNGLNDIGIPIIVAGRHLATMFLGQFFYEEEEPEREYFIQQADEYGFDRDEYLAALDHVPRFSHEKVNNMLEYDKVLTVFIADLAERSLQKMQAEEETRASERKFHTILDQAYQFIALLSTEGRIQEANRTVLQFGGIEDNCATGKLFWETSWWSHSPELRKKIRDSVHKVVRGEFIRFEATHPATDGTLQYVDLSLKPVRNPTGAVVLLIAEARDISEQKRVEQALELSNLVVENSQVVLFRWKAVEGWPVVMVSRNVSQFGYTPEEFLSGTLHYASIIHPEDLDRVIREVRYFSTRGVSHTHHEYRIIAKDGRVHWVVERSLVERNNKGEIDFFQGVVIDTTERRHMEEELVKAQKLESVGLLAGGIAHDFNNILTGILGNASLAKMLFSPQDRAYAYVSNIESAAYRAKDLTLQFLTFSKGGAPIKKPVNSVELIRNNTQLALSGLKSTCELSVPDDLRIVEVDEGQISQVINNLIINADQAMPRGGVIRVVCENVETSASNGLPLKEGSYVRVSVSDQGAGITAEHRGKIFDPYFTTKDRGHGLGLASAYAIMKKHAGHICVDSKPGAGATFTIYLPASDAATAITTEEPATAAAGSGRILVMDDEPLVRMVTGEMLEHMGYDVEFAQNGEEALAMYGAARESGVPFDAVIMDLTVPGGMGGREAIQRIREINPNVRAIVSSGYSDDPVMANHLNYGFAGVVVKPYDLGELGAQLERVLRKQE